One segment of Theobroma cacao cultivar B97-61/B2 chromosome 9, Criollo_cocoa_genome_V2, whole genome shotgun sequence DNA contains the following:
- the LOC18588891 gene encoding uncharacterized protein LOC18588891 translates to MRPFCLAVSLLLLCIFLSSVQGIRLEKSFKSARHPKLHEGTVMKTSNEVMGEVILCKEGHCSGKSRKLSSAMTSSAPTSTTTSKSEENGENKANPTSKVKSGNEENGEKQEKFPVGSPTSSEHQEVHDQYADIMDIAEMDYSPARRKPPIHN, encoded by the exons ATGAGGCCTTTCTGCTTAGCAGTCTCCCTTCTGCTGTTATGCATTTTCCTTTCTAGTGTTCAAG GGATTCGCTTGGAGAAAAGTTTCAAGTCAGCAAGGCATCCTAAATTGCAT GAGGGTACTGTGATGAAAACGAGTAATGAAGTTATGGGAGAGGTCATTCTCTGCAAAGAAGGGCACTGTTCAG GAAAGAGTAGAAAACTTTCGTCTGCAATGACTTCTAGTGCTCCTACATCTACCACTACTTCCAAG AGCGAAGAGAATGGAGAAAACAAAGCTAACCCTACTTCAAAAGTCAAATCAGGCAACGAAGAAAATGGTGAGAAGCAAGAGAAATTCCCTGTTGGTTCACCGACAAGTTCCGAACACCAGGAGGTCCATGACCAATATGCCGACATTATGGACATAGCTGAAATGGACTACTCTCCAGCCAGGAGAAAACCTCCAATACACAACTAA